The Chrysemys picta bellii isolate R12L10 chromosome 5, ASM1138683v2, whole genome shotgun sequence genome includes a window with the following:
- the LOC135984012 gene encoding uncharacterized LOC128125818 homolog, producing the protein MEYILLVLYFSFFICLCALVCLYFSGCQEMTYKHEGKKL; encoded by the coding sequence ATGGAGTACATACTTCTTGTcttatatttctctttttttatctGTCTGTGTGCTCTGGTGTGCCTATATTTTTCTGGCTGCCAGGAAATGACTTATAAACATGAAGGTAAGAAGCTATAA